Genomic segment of Marmota flaviventris isolate mMarFla1 chromosome 4, mMarFla1.hap1, whole genome shotgun sequence:
ataaacctaaaaataaatcttcagtGATTAAAGATAGCATTCAGAGATTTGCATCAGATCTGGTGGAAAAAAGTTTTGGCAGTGCATTTAAAGACTTACAGAAAGGAGTCTCTTCATGTACCAATGTCTTGTGCCATTTAGCCATCAAATTGACATCATCTGTTTTTCAGATGGCATTTAATGAACTGAGAAGGCAGCGTGCATTTTCGCTGAAAGAACGTGCCATTAGTGGCCTGGCCAGTTTTTTGGTGAATGAAGCCTTATCAAATGCCTTAAAAGATTTACAGTATGTAAAGAAGCAGATATTTACAAACACAGTTGCTAGGTTTGCTGCAGATCTTGCTGAAGAGCTTGTTTTTGAAGGCATCATGGAAGTGTGTCAGTTTTCATATTCTCCAACACCTACATCTCCACAGTGTCAGTCATTtgactttgaaaacaaaatagtGAAGTCATATGCAAAAGACTTGTCTGAATCTGTAATACAGGAAGCATTCATTGAGCTATCACAAGTTGATGTGCCTTTCACAACAAAGGCAGCAGTTAGTTTATCTACAGATAACATCAAGTATGTGAGTGCAGAAAGTGTAGTACCATCAACACAGACCTTCACATTTTCCCCATCTTTTAACAATCAAGCAATTATGGTGACAAAACCAGTGCAGGAATATAAAAAGGCGTATACAGTGCAGCAGGCCTTGTTTTGTACTTCAGGAATTGTCACTTCCATACCAGTGCCCTTGGCAGGAAGTGCCCTTCTCCCATATCATATTTCCTCTACTTTATATCAGGCAAAGTCTCAACTGTCATCTGGTGAAAGTAATTTAAATGGTGATTCTATGCAAGCACATGTTGCTACAAAACACAAAGAAGAAGTAGCTTGCCTCAGAAATATTTGTTTACCTTCAGAACACAATCCGGGTGACCAAAATGATTGTAAACCAACTCATGATGTTGAAATGCAAAGTTCCTCAAAATTAACAACTGATCCTGTGATTATTCGCAACTTCTCTGCAGCAATGGTGCATACAATAGTAAATGAAACTTTAGAGTCAGTGACATCATTTGATGTTACAAAAGCAATTGATGAACACACAGATTATTTAACTGAAACAATGAAGGGAAAAATCTCTCCTTTTTCCCACTGTGATCAAGCAACCCAACAGAGTGAAGTTAACAATAAGGATGTGTTTGCTGAACAGTTGTCTAAATCTATTATTAAACATTCCATAGATAAAAGCAAATCAATGATCCCAAATGTAGATAAAAATGTAGTACATAAGGAAGGCTTGATTGTTCCAGAAGAAGAATCAAAGTTAACCTTAGAAAAGTTCCCCAAATGTCTTGAGACTCAAGATCACTTATCTCACTGTTCAGTTTCAGTTGGAAAGGATTGTGTTCCAGAATATAAAGAATCTGTGGCTCATGGATTTTCTTCAGCAGCTCTACCACCTTGTACAATAATGGCAAGTCAAAAACCTGATATGAAGGAACCTGCCAGGGATAAACCAATAAAAAAGCATAATTCGAATAATACAGCACTTGAAGCCTTTTCTTTTGGACAGGAAAGCCCTTTTCACAACTCACAAAGTTTCTCTTCTACAGTCCTTACCTGTGCAGATGGTTTGCATGTTGAAGATAAACAGAAAATCAGAGACAGAAATGTAACACCTGATACTCCTCCATCAACTCCTCTGGTACCATCTCAAGCTAGTTCTGAGTGGGATATCAAGAAGTTAACCAAAAAGCTCAAGGGGGAATTAGCCAAAGAATTTGCACCGGCTACACCACCTTCTACACCTCACAACTCATCTGTTTGTAGTTTGTCTGAAAGTGAACAAAATactatagaaaaagaagagttcaTGTTGAAACTCATGCGATCTCTTTCAGAAGAAGTTGAAAGTAGTGAAGGTGAAGAGCATCCAGAAACGGATGTGAAGTCAGAGCACTCAGGGAAGAAAGTCCAGTTTGCAGAAGCATTAGCTACCCACATCATTTCTCTTGCAACTGAAATGGCAGCCTCTCATTTGGATCATAAAATAACTCAAGAACCTGAGGGTCAAAGTCCTTGCTTAAATTTACAGAGTCAACAGATTATATCACCTACTCTTTTAAGTCATTCAGATGCAGATTTACAGACCTGCAATTTTGCAGGTGATATGGCAGCAGAGGTCATTGCAGAAGCTGAGAAAATAGCAAAAGTTAGAAGTTGTGTATTTTTCAGGCAGAAGAAGAATAGTTGTCATATTGATGGAGACCAAGATTATAAATTGGAAGAGAAGTTGGAAACTGACGTTTTAGCACACCCAAGAGAAGCagattcatttattctttcattaccACCAACTTATTGTATGCCAGGTCTGACATATAAGTATCCCAGCTGTGAAAGTGTGACAGATGAATATGCAGGTCATGTTATTCAAATACTGAAACAGGAAGGTGGGAATGGTGAGTTAATAATGGATCAGTATGCCAACAGGCTTGCTTATCGATCTGTTAAGTCAGGATTACGTGAAGCAGCCAAGACAGCTAAAATGAAGTACAACTCAAAAATGTTCCCTCTGCAAAGCTCACAGTGGAAAACCAGCAACGAACTGTTAATATTCTCAAATAAAGAGTACCATGAAGAAGTAGataaaaaagtacaaagaaaaaaaaacggAGGTCACCTTTGTAAAAATCAAAGTTGTGAAAGGACCCAGGATACATGTAGAAATGAGCACTCTGAACTCTGTAGTTTTTCGGCCTCTCTTGCTCACAGCATAACAAGAGATGTTAAAAAAGAGCTGATAGCACCTACAATTGACATGCCAAAATCCTTAACAGATTCTTGCCTTTTTGAAAAATCTGGATGTATTGAAGATACTGAATATCTTACTGAACCAGAGTTTCCTAAGTCTCTTCAGCCTTCGtcacaaaatcatggattttacCATAGTACAGATAGCTTAAGTGGATATGGATGTGGAGAGAATATTGTTCAAGCTATAGAACAGTATGCTAAAAAGGTAGTAGATGATACTTTAGAGCTAAGTCTAGGATCCACAGTTTTCCAAGTGTCTGAGACCGCAAGGTCAGCAGATAGGATCACTTATGCAGAAAAGTTGTCACCCCTTATAAATCAAGCTTGCAGATATTGTGACCTTAAAGAACTCCATGATTGTACTGGAAATTCATCTCAGCAGTTTTCCAAACAGGGTTCATATGCTACAAATAAGCCAGTTTCAGATACAAAATTTAGCAACGTTTATCGAAAATCTAGAATTTTTCATCTTGATGTCCCTCAAATTCATGTTAATCTTGATAAAAAGACAGTGCTTGCTGAGAAGATAGTTGCTGAAGCTAttgaaaaagcagagagagagctgagCAATACCAGTTTGGCAGCTGATAGTGGCATTGGACAAGATGGCATTAGCTTTGCTGAAAGTCTTACCACAGAAATAATGACGTCAGCCATGACGAATGTTGGACATGCCATCAGCAGGTAAGTCCTTtcttaagatgaaataaaaaattaaatttgatcaTGTGTGTCTTAGATCCTGTTCATGAAAGTATGATTATTTTAATCctaaattaggaaatatttttcccattgcATTTGTGTGTGGTTTTGTATCCTACATACGACtttcatgtattttgtttcttgatCCCTTTTGAGGAAAGGTATCGTCCATTTACAGGGCTGGAAGATGAGGGTTAGAGAAGATAATCACCTTGTCCAAGTTCATGAATCTATGAAGCAGGTAGAGTCAAAGAAATAGCTGGAGACTTTTATAGAGTAAATATAGACTATTGTCATATTAATTTACTACTCTTAGATTTTTGtgtagtattttctttttctggtttataAAGGTAAATTTTCTTATGAAGAACATGGTTTAATCAAACTGTTTTGAGGAATAAAACAATATCCTCTAAATACTTCTACCAGAGACACTGCCCCTCTTGATCAGTTCACAACCTTAAGGGTTCTGATGATCATACTGTGTCCTTTCCTTTAGTAGCTGTCTCTTTTGCTCTGTGATTCTAACAGATTGATGAACATTTTCACTTTTAGCCTTCTTCCTCAGAAAATGTAAGGACTAACCTATGGTATTAGTTTGCAGGATTATTATTtgcaagccccaatgcaaagagaaaatgaattgaGGTGGAACTTAGTTGAGTCACATGGTATACCAGATTTTTTGAATAACTTTTGTCAACTTAAGACCAAGACTGCCTGTTTCCTTGGCTGTCCTTAAATAGAGATGCTGTTTGGCTAGGATTCTTGAATCCAGTTGTCCCGTGGCATCCTCTTGGGAGGAAAGATGCTGTAAGTTTCTGGGCAATAAGGCTAGGTCTCTGTTTGCCTTAATTAGGCAGACTCCTAGATCAGAGGTTGGTAGACTACAATCTGTAGCTGTCTTATGGCCTACTGCTAAGTTTTATGTGGACCACAAGCTAAGaatagtttttacattttaaaaaatggtttgacaaaaatcaaaagaatattttgtgacatgaaatttgaatttcagtctTCATTAATAAAGTTTATTGGAATATCTCCATActcattaatttatatatttttggtgacTACATTTTTGCTAAAATGGAAGTAGAGCAGTTGCACCAGAGACCATATAGGCAACAACATCTAAGTATTTACCATTTGACCCTTCAAAGCAAAAGTTTGTGAACCTCTGTCATAgacccacattttctttgttcatgaTAACCTGTTAGTTAGATGATAAATACATAATATGTggttaattaatattaaaaataagtggtAGTGagctaggctttttttttttttttcaacaattgATTCAACTTTCCTCTTTCCCCAAACAAGTAGCCTCAGATCATTTTAAGATCCTCTATCCCTCTTCCTAACCCTTCCCACCCACTATCCCAGTCTCGTGGGAGGAACTCTGTAGATCAGTGTTTCTAAGACATTATTCTCAGGACCTAGCCAATACCtccagtgtatgtgtgtatatatttttaaaaataaattttttttggttgtagttggacatagtacctttattttatttgtttatttttatgtggtgttgaggattgaacccagtgcctcgcacatgctaggtgagccacaatgccagccccggTACCTCTAGTATATTTTACTTTACCTTCTTAGGACTTCAATAGACAGGCCCCTGAAGTTCTTATTGTAAGTCAACTTTTTATCCAGGATGGTATTtacaaagaatattattttgtggttcttttctgtttcttttaataaCTGTGCTAGAGTTCTGTAAGTGCTTACTGTTAAAAATTGACTCTGGTGTATTCAGTTTGCATTTCACATCTACTTCTGAAGTTGCCTTTCAAGCTtgaagtgggattttttttcagatgtctTTAAGATGTTATTTGGGTTATTTCACTAAtgttccttttaaatatatatggtaGTATATCACAAAGCTTTAATGTTCACATGGGTAACATGTAAATGTCAAATGGGAGACTAAATGATAGTACATTTTTGTAAGAACAAAACATCTGGATTATATTCTGAGCTATTATTTCTGGGCCAAAATCTCCTAACAGTCATTAAAAACTCCTCTTTGGACCTCAGCCTGGGGGTCATTTCcataaaaatgtagcatatatcaggaaaaatatcagaaagaacaaaatacaGCTCTATTATTATTCAGAACTATAATGTACTTGAATTTGGAATGCCCAATATAAATCTAGTAGGTATATCTTAAATGCAAAAGAAGAATTTTTCCTATAAAAGGAAAGCACTTCAGGGCCTATTGTATGCACTGGGGATATAGAAGAGAGTAAAACACACAAAATTAGTTTTTCTTAAAGTTTACTATAGTGGAATGAGGTAGACCCTAGATAAGTAAAATGTTGTATGTCCCATAGTGACCAGTGCttcagaggaaaaataaagcaaggtaaAGAGTTAGAAGAGTTTCAGTGGTGGCAGTGGGCAGTGACAGTTGCAGTTGGCTTGCAGTTTTGAATAAATAGGTAGCAGGCCAAGAAATAACTGGCAAAGTAACATTTAAGCTAAGAGCCCAAAGTGAGGACAGCCTAAGTCATATGGGAATCAGAAGTGTGTTCCTGTCAAAGAGGTGGGATTGTGCATGTTCAGAAACAATAGGCTTATGTTGATGAAGTAGAGTAAACCAGGGATATGATATGGAAGGTGATAAGGTGGACATGAGAAAAGACTAGCTAGTATGCTGTAAAGGACTTTTGCTTTCAGTCTGGTGAGAAGCCATTGAATATTTTTTGATGAGAAgactgacatttttttctttatgtttagaTAGCACTTTAAACTACCATAATGTGAATAATACATAGAAGGGGCAATTACAATAGTTGAGCAatgaatgaactttttttttttttgtgatgatgtaataaaaatacaaatgtctgCTTATTGGGGGGGGGAAAACACAAGCATGAAAAGAGTTAATGATCCATGCTCAAAATTTCATGGCTAGTTTGAATGTGGGCTTGATTGACACTACTAGAATTCCTTGAGTtacttattttgcttttaaagccAGAAAGAGGCTACTTTAGTACAGCTTAAATACTGTTTTTCAAAATAGATGATCAACTTAGGAACTTATACTCCTCGTGGTATCCCAGTTGAAAAATAGAAACTGCTTTAAACAGAATTTATATAAATGATGGACTAGGAATGGATTCATACTGAATTATTGGGTATCTCAGTTATGTTTGAAGTTAATATACTATCCTACAAAGTCTCATTATTAGCACACTGGTCCGACTCTAAATATCATCTCTTGTTTTTGTCGTCTCTATTATCAGTTTAATAATCTAAGAGTTGAGATCTGTGATGCTTTTAgtgtgatattattattattgttgttttcttttcttagttcAAAAGAAATAGAGGACTTTCAATCAATTGAGTCATTTGGTAGCCAGCAGATGAATCTCAGTATTGGTGATGATAGCACTGGTAGCTGGTCCAATTTAAGTTTTGAGGATGAACACCAGGATGAAAGCAGCAGTTTTCATCATCTGAGTGAAAGGTAACTAAAATTTTGTGTACATTGTGTAAAATTTTGTGTTATAAATGCTGTAAATTTACACtaagtattatttaaaaactcTAAATTTGGAAATACGCTATTActttcaaaatgtgttttattatttacaacATGTTTATAAAGGTTTCTGATACTTATTAAATACAATACTTAGCTGAGCTATTGTTCTTTGGTTATGTCAATAATGTCAATAGTTAATTTGAATATAGATATttgattttcttgccttttaaaCTTTTCCTAAACTTTTcagtaatatattttctttttcactttaaaaaggataGGGTTTTTGTTTCCCCCCCCATTAGAGGTTAGGAAAAGGGACAGTTATCTGTAAAAGGCATGAATATGGctgtaattttgtttatattagtTAATATATTTTTGCAGGGAAGGGTAAGCTGTTACTGCTGTTAGGAATAAAGTCACAAAGCATATGCATACTTGAAAGACTGAATATACATAAAcccattataaaaatgttttttatatattgacaTTTGCTTCATATATAACTTTTCTTAGTTAACATTGTTCTTAAcagtctttgaaatattttcttaattatggTAATTGTTTCTTATATTCTTACCTCTATCTAAAAGTATCCTGACCTATAAATTCCCATAAAATTTCTATCCACATTAGCTGATAATtagcaataataaatattgtgCAGTGCTGAATCTGGGGAGTGGGAGGAGTTCTCAACATTCTTACTCTATGTGGGAAGGACCCTGAAAGGCTTCTTTGAAATTGACTTACTAGGAAGGTGGAAGGAAGAACCAGAGAAGGATCAGAGAAGGGATCAGGTAGCATAAGAAGAGTCAATGGCCTTTCACCTGTTAAGACGCTGCATCTCAAGAGTATTTTGTTAGCTACTTGCATTAGccactattaaaatttttttaaagtatataatttgtcatagtttcttaaaagaaataatttatttcttaaaatccaGATCCAAAAAGATAGTCTTTAAAACTGGCAGAAGCAGATGGAGCAATGTTATAAATCATCGTTTGCCCTTTTCCATAACTTTATCTAGAatagaatattaacattttatttctttcctcttgtcTTTGAGAAACACAAGCTTCTAGGATTTCCATGTGGGTTGACATGGTTGCTTAGGAAATTCTGGTGTTAAAATAGGAGAGCTATTATGACTTGTGCTactgtaaacactgatgtggctgtgtcactatagtatgctgattttaaaccCTTTGCAAaaatactgaggagtaggatagctggatcaaatgatggttttatttctagttttttgaggaatcttcatgctgctttccagggtgtgtgtaccaattttcagtcccaccagcaatgtatgagtttacgcttttctccacatccttgccaacatttattgttacttttattcttagtagttgccattttgactggagtgagatgaagtctcagtgtagttttaattagcatttttcttaattgctagagatgttaaacattttttcatatatttgttgaccatttgtatttcttttgagaaatatctgtttagttccttagcccatttattgattgggttatttgttttttggtgttaagttttttgagtcctttatattctggatattaatgcgtTATCTGAGGAGCAAGTAGcgaagatttttctcccattttgtaggctgtctcttcacacGCTTGattgttttcctttgctgtgaagaagctctttaatttgatgccatcccacttattgattttacttcttacactttaggagtcttgttaaggaagtcacttcctgagctgacatgttggaatattggacctacattttcttgtAGTAAGTGTGGGGTTTCATTggaattcctaggtctttgatccacatagagttgagttttgtgcagggtgagagataggggttaaatttcattctgctacatatggatttccagttttcccagtaccatttgctAAAAAGGCTATCTCTTTTCTAACATACATTTTTTGCACCTTtgcctagtatgagataactttatttatgtgagtttggctctgtatcttcttttctattccattgatcttcatgcctgttttggtgccagtactgTGTTGTTTTTGTTCCTATACCTCTGTAGTATCATTTGACGTCCCATAATATAAAGTCTCCTGCTTCAgtgttagtgctaaggattgctttggctattctgggtctcttatttttccaaatgaatttcaagcattttctatttctgtgaagaatgttattggaattttgatgggaattacattgaatctatgtagtgcttttggtagtatggcagttttgacaatattactttggcctatccaagaacatgggaattctttccatcttctaaggtctttttcaattttttttagagttctgtagttttcattggagAGGTTCTTCGCCTATTTTGTTAGATCAATTCCCAAggggtttttccttttttttttttttttttttgaggctattgtgaataggatagttttcctaattttttaaagcagattcatcattggagtaGGCACATGATTGATTTTTGTCTGTTAATTTttaatcctgctactttgttgaattcatttatgagctctaAAACTCTTCTGGTGGAgaagtttgggtcttctaaatataggattatATCATTGGCAGATAGAGATAATTTTAGAAGCAGAGTTAGCTAAGTTATGGAGCCAACTTAGgggcccttcaacaaatgaatggataaagaaaatgtgttatatatacacagtggagtattacttgaccataaagaagaatgactatggcatttgctggtaaatggatgaaactggagagtatcctgctaagtgaaataagatagtCTCCCAAAGTCAAAGATAGATTGTTTTCTACTATATGTGGAAGTTAATCCACAAAGGTcagggggattaaaaaaaaaaaaatcagtggagtagacaaaggggagtggggggaagggaggaagaagaagagatggAATAAGGAGAGATAGTTAAATGTATATGACCTAAcattcttatgtacatatatgaatattccacagtgaatctcactagcatgtacataaacaaaacactaattaaaaacaaTACAACTGTAAGTAAGTAACAGAAAGATCTGTAGAGTACAGGTAAGGTAACAGgggatgggaggaaggaaggggaagtactagggaccgaattagaacaaattatattccatgcttttataattattttatattacataattataattCAAATGAGTTCTATTGTCATTGATCTACaataaccaattttaaaaaactaaaaaaataaaaaatagaactattgtatgaaagatgatatgtcaagagctttgtaatgttttgaacaaccaataaaaaaataaaaataaaaatatattattatatttaaaaaaaaaaaaagaactattggTGGAGGCTAGTGGCCCTAAGAGGATTTATACCCAGTAGAACAACTCTGTGCAAAGAAGTTAACTATGTAATTTAATGAGAAGAGGGAGTATTCTACCagttttatcctttattttatcttctttagcATTAGTTCGTCAATCCTGTAGAATATTCATTTGTGGATGGCTCATAAACAAGGATGAAAAGATAATCCCACTAATGAAATTAAGACTGAGTCAGGCTGatgttaaaataattatacttaaCAAGAGTAAATACATTTAGGTtccaaaattaattatttgaactCATATAGGGAGTAAGTCTGGCTTTATAGTATTTTGTCAAAAAAAGGGCTATGTTTCAATTGACCACATTATTAAAActaataacattattattaaaactaataatgattttatttggtattaagatttgggaaaaagaaaaagattgtgGGGCTCATCCTGGGTTGGTGGTGTGCTTGCTGGACATAATTTCCAGGGCCTCACCTTCAGAGATTGATTTATTAGGTCAGTAGAGAGTCCTGAAAATCTACTTGCTTGATAAGTCTCTTAGATGATTTCATTGGAATCTAAAGATAGATTGCTTTACATTTTGTATCTTTTGGTGACATTTGCTCTATGTGCTGTTCCTTTATATACAGAGATCAAGATGGGAGATAAACACTTTGCACTTTCACTCTaggtagaaaataaatgacaacaaaTTAAAGAAACAGTAATTTCAGGTTTGCA
This window contains:
- the Akap11 gene encoding A-kinase anchor protein 11 isoform X1 — encoded protein: MATFQSFRNSHMKTRASVRKSFSDDVFQSVKSLLQSEKELCSISGEDCLKQNEHANLTEVTFLGFNEETDAAHIQDLAAVSLELPDLLNSLHFCSLNENEIICMKDINKSSDISSGLLNQSHHSGMLCVMRVSPTLPRLRIDFIFSLLSKYATGIRYTLDTYLHQKRQLETTNEDDDDTNQSVSSIEDDFVTAFEQLEEEETSKLYNDGINITTLRSQCDAASQTLSGHHLEPRDLKIMVSSGQQKSLAKPSSSLINVLGQKEPPSVKTSVTTSISEPWIQRSFYRSSNASDKGSDTQKTFFSSSSPAYSSESECSSPSPVIFLDEEGYQKSLKAKLELPKIPVMKDDVEDSDSEVSEFFDSFDQFDELEQTSETSCVFIKDPVIGKSSQKKGHKHEKSCMNPQKFKFDCPDLPANVRKPTPRKPESPYGNLCDTPDSPRPVKASGEDSGLFSPIRSSAFSPLGSCTPAECFCQTDSGGDRIHENHDSIYYTYEDYADNISCEVLGSVLHAQHSDSMSHVNSTERGESKTVPFKHGSLDHEDKPKNKSSVIKDSIQRFASDLVEKSFGSAFKDLQKGVSSCTNVLCHLAIKLTSSVFQMAFNELRRQRAFSLKERAISGLASFLVNEALSNALKDLQYVKKQIFTNTVARFAADLAEELVFEGIMEVCQFSYSPTPTSPQCQSFDFENKIVKSYAKDLSESVIQEAFIELSQVDVPFTTKAAVSLSTDNIKYVSAESVVPSTQTFTFSPSFNNQAIMVTKPVQEYKKAYTVQQALFCTSGIVTSIPVPLAGSALLPYHISSTLYQAKSQLSSGESNLNGDSMQAHVATKHKEEVACLRNICLPSEHNPGDQNDCKPTHDVEMQSSSKLTTDPVIIRNFSAAMVHTIVNETLESVTSFDVTKAIDEHTDYLTETMKGKISPFSHCDQATQQSEVNNKDVFAEQLSKSIIKHSIDKSKSMIPNVDKNVVHKEGLIVPEEESKLTLEKFPKCLETQDHLSHCSVSVGKDCVPEYKESVAHGFSSAALPPCTIMASQKPDMKEPARDKPIKKHNSNNTALEAFSFGQESPFHNSQSFSSTVLTCADGLHVEDKQKIRDRNVTPDTPPSTPLVPSQASSEWDIKKLTKKLKGELAKEFAPATPPSTPHNSSVCSLSESEQNTIEKEEFMLKLMRSLSEEVESSEGEEHPETDVKSEHSGKKVQFAEALATHIISLATEMAASHLDHKITQEPEGQSPCLNLQSQQIISPTLLSHSDADLQTCNFAGDMAAEVIAEAEKIAKVRSCVFFRQKKNSCHIDGDQDYKLEEKLETDVLAHPREADSFILSLPPTYCMPGLTYKYPSCESVTDEYAGHVIQILKQEGGNGELIMDQYANRLAYRSVKSGLREAAKTAKMKYNSKMFPLQSSQWKTSNELLIFSNKEYHEEVDKKVQRKKNGGHLCKNQSCERTQDTCRNEHSELCSFSASLAHSITRDVKKELIAPTIDMPKSLTDSCLFEKSGCIEDTEYLTEPEFPKSLQPSSQNHGFYHSTDSLSGYGCGENIVQAIEQYAKKVVDDTLELSLGSTVFQVSETARSADRITYAEKLSPLINQACRYCDLKELHDCTGNSSQQFSKQGSYATNKPVSDTKFSNVYRKSRIFHLDVPQIHVNLDKKTVLAEKIVAEAIEKAERELSNTSLAADSGIGQDGISFAESLTTEIMTSAMTNVGHAISSSKEIEDFQSIESFGSQQMNLSIGDDSTGSWSNLSFEDEHQDESSSFHHLSESNGNSSSWSSLGLEGDLYEDNLSFPTSDSDGEDEKDEDHEDNVEGLEQDGKILLITNIDMEPCTVDPQLRIILQWLVASEAEVAELYFHDSSKKEFVLLSKRLQEKGWKVGDVLQAVFKYYEVVEKASTEERCKSLFDWLLENA
- the Akap11 gene encoding A-kinase anchor protein 11 isoform X2, which translates into the protein MATFQSFRNSHMKTRASVRKSFSDDVFQSVKSLLQSEKELCSISGEDCLKQNEHANLTEVTFLGFNEETDAAHIQDLAAVSLELPDLLNSLHFCSLNENEIICMKDINKSSDISSGLLNQSHHSGMLCVMRVSPTLPRLRIDFIFSLLSKYATGIRYTLDTYLHQKRQLETTNEDDDDTNQSVSSIEDDFVTAFEQLEEEETSKLYNDGINITTLRSQCDAASQTLSGHHLEPRDLKIMVSSGQQKSLAKPSSSLINVLGQKEPPSVKTSVTTSISEPWIQRSFYRSSNASDKGSDTQKTFFSSSSPAYSSESECSSPSPVIFLDEEGYQKSLKAKLELPKIPVMKDDVEDSDSEVSEFFDSFDQFDELEQTSETSCVFIKDPVIGKSSQKKGHKHEKSCMNPQKFKFDCPDLPANVRKPTPRKPESPYGNLCDTPDSPRPVKASGEDSGLFSPIRSSAFSPLGSCTPAECFCQTDSGGDRIHENHDSIYYTYEDYADNISCEVLGSVLHAQHSDSMSHVNSTERGESKTVPFKHGSLDHEDKPKNKSSVIKDSIQRFASDLVEKSFGSAFKDLQKGVSSCTNVLCHLAIKLTSSVFQMAFNELRRQRAFSLKERAISGLASFLVNEALSNALKDLQYVKKQIFTNTVARFAADLAEELVFEGIMEVCQFSYSPTPTSPQCQSFDFENKIVKSYAKDLSESVIQEAFIELSQVDVPFTTKAAVSLSTDNIKYVSAESVVPSTQTFTFSPSFNNQAIMVTKPVQEYKKAYTVQQALFCTSGIVTSIPVPLAGSALLPYHISSTLYQAKSQLSSGESNLNGDSMQAHVATKHKEEVACLRNICLPSEHNPGDQNDCKPTHDVEMQSSSKLTTDPVIIRNFSAAMVHTIVNETLESVTSFDVTKAIDEHTDYLTETMKGKISPFSHCDQATQQSEVNNKDVFAEQLSKSIIKHSIDKSKSMIPNVDKNVVHKEGLIVPEEESKLTLEKFPKCLETQDHLSHCSVSVGKDCVPEYKESVAHGFSSAALPPCTIMASQKPDMKEPARDKPIKKHNSNNTALEAFSFGQESPFHNSQSFSSTVLTCADGLHVEDKQKIRDRNVTPDTPPSTPLVPSQASSEWDIKKLTKKLKGELAKEFAPATPPSTPHNSSVCSLSESEQNTIEKEEFMLKLMRSLSEEVESSEGEEHPETDVKSEHSGKKVQFAEALATHIISLATEMAASHLDHKITQEPEGQSPCLNLQSQQIISPTLLSHSDADLQTCNFAGDMAAEVIAEAEKIAKVRSCVFFRQKKNSCHIDGDQDYKLEEKLETDVLAHPREADSFILSLPPTYCMPGLTYKYPSCESVTDEYAGHVIQILKQEGGNGELIMDQYANRLAYRSVKSGLREAAKTAKMKYNSKMFPLQSSQWKTSNELLIFSNKEYHEEVDKKVQRKKNGGHLCKNQSCERTQDTCRNEHSELCSFSASLAHSITRDVKKELIAPTIDMPKSLTDSCLFEKSGCIEDTEYLTEPEFPKSLQPSSQNHGFYHSTDSLSGYGCGENIVQAIEQYAKKVVDDTLELSLGSTVFQVSETARSADRITYAEKLSPLINQACRYCDLKELHDCTGNSSQQFSKQGSYATNKPVSDTKFSNVYRKSRIFHLDVPQIHVNLDKKTVLAEKIVAEAIEKAERELSNTSLAADSGIGQDGISFAESLTTEIMTSAMTNVGHAISSSKEIEDFQSIESFGSQQMNLSIGDDSTGSWSNLSFEDEHQDESSSFHHLSESDGEDEKDEDHEDNVEGLEQDGKILLITNIDMEPCTVDPQLRIILQWLVASEAEVAELYFHDSSKKEFVLLSKRLQEKGWKVGDVLQAVFKYYEVVEKASTEERCKSLFDWLLENA